Within the Gopherus flavomarginatus isolate rGopFla2 chromosome 8, rGopFla2.mat.asm, whole genome shotgun sequence genome, the region GCTCTGGGACAAAGGAGTCTGCCAAGAAAAGACACATGGGATCTGGATCTCCGTTGCTTCACAGATGTCAGGAGAATATCTGTAGGTTCTAATCTACCAAGTTAGAACCTTCTTATATTACCAGACAACCAGCCTGTTCCATGTAGGCTACTAACAAGCCATCAGGTGGGCACTACCAGCCTGGTTAACATTGAAACAAGTGACCTAGAGATGCAAATTGCCTTGGGCCCTATCCTGTTCCTACTGAGGTCAACTGAGTTCACTGGGAGCACAGTCAGGTGCCATATTCCATCACCAGTCCTCAGAGCTATCCATTCCTCACTCTCTGGGCTatggagagacaaagtgggtgagataacTGGCTGGGCAtgtgaggaggcagcagggactCGCCAGTGTGATACTTCATTGAATCTCCCACAGACAGGATCAGGTGCCACATACCTTCTTTCCCTGAGGTGTTTTTTTTACAAAGGACATCCCTGTAGCAGATTTTTTATTCTATCCCTCCATCACCTTGCTCCTTTTGCTGACTAGAATGTGTCACCTCTGCAGGAGTCCGCAGGTCCTGGCTGGCAGACTACATGGACGATCTCTGGACCCATATCCGTGGGTCCTTCCCCCGGGCAGCTCTGTACATCTTCCCCCTTGCCTTGGGGATCATGCTCCTTCTCTGTTGCATCACGTAAGTGTGTGCATAGCCTAGCACTCAGTGCACATTACACAGCCCTCCTCTGTGGCCCAATACTGTAGGGCTGATGTTTATATAAAAAACAGGCAGTCTTCTCTTGGAAGAAAAGACTAGTTTCCTCTTGTCTAGAGCTCTGGGATGAAGACTGTGGTTGATAGCTTCATTCCTCTACAGAGATTCTCAGACTGGGGGCATGCCCCCCTGTGGGATATGGGAAGCTTTAGGTGAGTGGTGACTACTGGCCAGGTGcctggctctgaaggcagtgccgctgccagcagcagcgcagaagtcaGGGCAGCAATGCCATATCATACCACCctgacttctgcattgctgctgggggtagggtgactagacagcaagtatgaaaaatagggccgggggtggggggtaataggagcctatataagaaaaagaccaaaaaattgggactgtccctataaaaccaggacatctggtcaccctacctggaggTGGTGCTGCCTAGCCAGGTATTGCTGctgtctgctctgccttcagaacagGACACCAGTATATGTACTTGTGTGGCAGCAGGGGCATAAACGACTACAGACACAAATAATGGGGGTgcgatcaaataagtttgagaaccactgctttagcagAATGGAACTCTCAACAAGGGttaagctcatctgtgcaggagacagcttTCTTAGGGGGGAGggtctgagactgtggaatgaattcCCCCAGGAACCAGACTTCCCCACctaccttctgctccaagtgcaaggtgcacTTCTTTGACCTGCCTCTCTGACATAAAATACAtcacctgccccccgccccccaaactgCCCCACTCTAACAAGACTGCACATGTCTCCCcctggggagaggctgagagaataAACACCAAGTGCCAGGTGTTAGTCACGCTGCTGAATGTGCTACTGAAGGTTCTCAGCTACTACAGGGAGGAGTGTGATATAAGAACCTGCACAGAACAGCAATGGCTGACGCATCCCCTCACTCTCTATGGAGTATGTTTCCAGTAAAATGGTTTGATTGGGGCAcaattaattttctttctttgaaaacaGCATTTGCAGAGCCAGGGCACTGTATGCCTTGTTGTGAAGAAGCCCTGCACTTGGTCCCCTCATGAGCAGTCTTGCTTTATTCCATTCAGGAGGTGTGACCGGTGGCCCCCACCAAAGTCCTGGCCATCCTCTGAGAGATTTATGGTTCTAAGTCACCTAGAACAGGCCTTctcttctctgtccccatatTCCACAACTCACACTACTTTCTGGCTTTTAAATGCCATGGCCAGAAGCCTTATTCCATCAAGCAGGAGAAAGTTGTAGTTACAGCAAGTTGAGTCTTATTTTCATTAACCTTCACCCTtattttccttccccttcctgctgcctcctcctcttctccccgtTTCCTTTCTTCGGTGACTTAACATTCTTCTCCTTTGGTTTCTCAGGGTTCTTTTGGACTGAAGAGACCAGAGGAACTTCCAGACGTACCTATGTCCTCTCAGTCCAGCGATGAGATGCCAGTTGGGCCGAGGAGCACATGGCTCCACTGAAGGAAGCTTCCCCAGGAAGTTCTAGGGTTTGTGTTCCACAAATAGGAGATCAGCATGTGCTGTTACTTATTTCCTTTTCACATTGGTGGTTTTATCTTAATGAAAAACATTATCCCAACATCCAAATTGAATTTCATATTTTCAAAtaactcttagggcttgtctacatggggacactcagAAAAGCTAATCtgatgagggtatgtctacactaaggacACTATACTGTCATAGCTACATCACTGTACCTATGCCAGTATAACCTCAGAGTGTAGACACAACCCACactgacagaaggggtttttcagTCGGAGTCAGACCACCACCTCCCCATATGAGGGCAGCTTATGTCAACTGATGCATTCTAACTGCATGTACACTGGGACTGAGGTCAGCCTAGCTCGGTTGGTCAGAGGGGTGGAGACCTGTGATGACATCAGTTGTAAGTATAGACCTAACCTGAAataaatttaaagtggattagttaaatcaCATTAAGCCCCTCTGTGGATGCttttattcagaattaaaatgactttaattcagtttagcttaattcacttGAGGTTAATTAATTCACTTGAGGggaattaaactaaactgaattaaggtcattttaattctgaataagagcatccacacagggttTAATAGGATTTAACTAATcaattttaaattcacaccttgaGTTAATTCTGATTAATTTTCCTGAGGGTCTCTGTATAGATAAATCCATAGATCTTCAGTTTCTACTTTCTGATAGTCTGTTATTAATAGGGATCACATTAAATGAGCAAAATGGTTCGTTAGCTCATCTTCCTATGGGGCCGTTACCAGTACATAGATCTTCAAACCCTGCTCTTGTCCACGTACCATGCCTTAATCTGTGGGCACGTATACTGACAGAGTTGGCCATCAGTAAGGACATGACTCTGCTACATAAAGGGGAGGGTCTCTTGCCACACTGGCTCAAAGGCACCGATCATGAGCTCCACAAAACTATATACAAAAGTATTGATTAAttcttgtttaaaatatttatttttaaaagatgccatTTTAATGAGATAAAACCTTCCTGGCTGCAATTCTGAGTCTTGGTGCTTGTCTCTCCCAAGCAGGCTGCACTGTGACATGAGGGACTTTTAGCAGCTAGAGGTTCCAGCCAAAATCGAGGTCTCCTTGTACTAGACACTGAACAAACATTGTAACCTCTTCAGGGTATCAGCTGTCTCCTACTATCtaagggcaggtccagactagagctttaaatcgattttaagagctctaaatcgatttaaagctgtaaccgtccacactacagagtgcataaaatcgattttaagggtccctaaaatcgattttggaactccatcaaaacgagaggagtaaccccaaaatcgattttttaaaatcgattttatgatagtgtgaacggccatcgaagttaatggcctccgggacgtatcccacagtgctctagtggccgctctacacaggtaaaggtactcttctgctggccaggtaaacaggaaaagccccgggaagtttgaaattccatttcctgcttgcacagcgtggagctctcagcagcagagagaagaatgcagtctcctgaaaataggaaaagagctccagcatggagcacacaggagttactcgatctgatagctgtatggggagaagagtcagtgctttcagaactgcgctcgagcagacgaaatgagaaaacctttgaaaaaatttctaatgccatgcgggagaggggacataccagggactcgttacagtgccgagtgaaagtgaaagagctcagacaggcgtatcagaagaccaaagcagcaaagggcaggtcaggctctgcccccaaaacatgccggttctacgacgagcttaacgcaatattggggaacagcgcaacgacgaacccccccttgtctgttgattcagaggtgggcgttgtgattcctgcaactacggaagatttatttgatgacgatgatcagtatgatgaggaccaagaggaggaggctccagcagagagcacagagcattttatccccccaaacagccaggatcttttcctcacccttactgaggttccctgccagccatctcaaggcagtactccagaaaatgaagctgagggaccgtcctctggtgagtgtaattttttttactaaaagcttcggtttactgtaagccttttttaatgggtgcttcaaatcactacctgtacttagagtcactgaccaagtagattaaaaacctttcctaaaacagtgacccatgaggtggtttttagaaaagtctccattgtaacagggtggattcatcctgcttgttgggggaacgcgagagcaaagcagggaaggagagtagctttgccgcggtttgctctcgcgttcccctaaccacccagcaaaccgcaggcaaggagacctgcttgattaccaggacaatctactacagggattactagccattattaacttaacattttctccggacacggtctgtgtgctcccctgacctgcgtctgagcagaactctctgtcctcagccacaagcaataagtattaaatgaatcctaaggtgaccttgtggtaaagtaaaatgttccaGGTTCGGTAACaagcacaggtcagtgaggagaaagactgtatgcatggttgtgtgaaatgtgtctcttatgattcttttatcactctttccaaaccccacccccccacacacagctgcacatttctccagcctccctctcgcttctcatctacgtggggggggtatcataagaagactgaggaaaaggaggacgcgtgaggacatgttcaccgaaattatggcagtaacccgtacagagagagctcagcagggagactggaaacaattggtcgcaaagtacagggaggctgccagtcaacgcgaagacaggagggaccaacgcgaagacaggagggacgccaaaaatgatgtcaggtggcaggaagatcagcgctggcgagcagcaactctggatcttcttcgtgatcagactgacatcctccgcgatatgctgcaagagctccgtggtttcagaatgcccctacagcccgtgtataacctccctcagtactcaccctgtcccacaccttccagaaccaggcgtgtaagaacgcgtgggggaaggctctctgcaccagccccctccactgctgcggacactccaaccagaaggctttcattagattgaaaagccctttgtgtcctgttttttccctcctctaatgatccaaacttctcccacggcacctttgcctattcttactctcaggtcatgctattaaggcagtgtgactgtagtttggtaatgaactaaagcaagcagctttggaaagctgcacggaagctagttatcagcatcaggatttgacaattggggatatgggtaataaagggaaaacaaagaaagcagccataccgtaacctggtccatgagaattctttttctgtcttctctgatgcactttcttcttacaaacctccctcccccttcctccaaacctccctcgctccgtcccccatagaacgctgagttatgaaatttcatgcacagtattgtaacaacaagcatgatgcttgattgatgaaagggtctgattttaaataaagaacacaattcttgtaacaaatagtagtaactttattttcaataaaaaagcagttaaggaaggttgcaggtactgtgcctagcagcagacggaagcagctaatggtggaggtaggtaataattgggaaatacagaattatatgttttccaatggacagctctcgcaagtaacctaagcaagcaattgaggaatgctgcaggcaaagtatcttgcagcagcaacactgcatagacggggagggcagcaataaattgaaaggaaaatcagcattcaaactgtaccctggcccatgaggaagctacttttcagtgcttctctgatgcgcacagcatcctggtgagatcttctaattgccctggtgtccggctgcgcataatcagcggccaggtggtttacctcagtctcccaccccgctataaaggcctcccccttgctctcacagagattgtggagcacacagcaagcagcaatgacaaaggggatattggtttggctaagatctgagcgagtaagaagcgttcaccatctcgccttaagcctgccaaatgcacattctaccaccattctgcacttgctcagcctgtaattaaacaactcctgagcactgtcaaggctgcctgtgtatggcttcattagccagggcatcaaggggtaggctgggtccccaaggataactataggcatttggacatctccaactgttattctctgatcagggaagtaggtcccttgctgcagccgtttaaacagtgtagtgctcctgaagacacgtgcgtcgtgaacccttcctggccatcccacgtggatgttggtgaaacgtcccttgtgatccaccagggcttgcagaaccatcgaaaagtaccccttgcggttaatgtactgggcaccctggtgttccggtgccaaaataggtatgtgggttccatctatggcccccccacagttagggaatcccattgcagcaaagccatccacaatggcctgcacgtttcccagagtcacaacctttcgaagcagcagcttaatgattgctttggatacttccagcacagcagcccccacagtagatttgcccactccaaattgattcccgactgaccggtagctgtctggcgttgcaagcttccatatggctattgccactcgcttttccactgtgagggctggtctcatcctggtattatgccgcttcaggacaggagaaagcgagtcacaaagttcaaagaaagtgctcttacgcatgcgaaagttccgcagccactgcgaatcgtcccacacctgcaggactatgcggtcccaccagtcagtgcttgtttcccgtgcccaaaagcggcgcggaacgggtagaacctcacccataaccgtcaggagctccaacgtgcaggggcccggggagtcagaaaactcgttctccagttcgtcatcgctgtcgtccccgcattcaagcattctctcttgcatttctgcatcatgggtcagcagtgatagaacgagaatgcgtgaattatttacagcattcgcgatcaaggacaagagcagacctggatcc harbors:
- the SMIM9 gene encoding small integral membrane protein 9; protein product: MALLLHKAVFPLLVQLIASASCYQSTSKPEVISHPPRHLFRIRERGAQKPVPGRLLTWQEKGKVYPFAVGERGASGQEIQRVRRSWLADYMDDLWTHIRGSFPRAALYIFPLALGIMLLLCCITRCDRWPPPKSWPSSERFMGSFGLKRPEELPDVPMSSQSSDEMPVGPRSTWLH
- the LOC127057034 gene encoding uncharacterized protein LOC127057034, with the translated sequence MRERGHTRDSLQCRVKVKELRQAYQKTKAAKGRSGSAPKTCRFYDELNAILGNSATTNPPLSVDSEVGVVIPATTEDLFDDDDQYDEDQEEEAPAESTEHFIPPNSQDLFLTLTEVPCQPSQGSTPENEAEGPSSAAHFSSLPLASHLRGGGIIRRLRKRRTREDMFTEIMAVTRTERAQQGDWKQLVAKYREAASQREDRRDQREDRRDAKNDVRWQEDQRWRAATLDLLRDQTDILRDMLQELRGFRMPLQPVYNLPQYSPCPTPSRTRRVRTRGGRLSAPAPSTAADTPTRRLSLD